Proteins encoded by one window of Nasonia vitripennis strain AsymCx chromosome 5, Nvit_psr_1.1, whole genome shotgun sequence:
- the LOC100678633 gene encoding uncharacterized protein LOC100678633 isoform X1 has translation MLLLAVTCFGPLIFDGIVGRRRSKSESSRAAIMIHVQTSVGGGGAGPGLCPRSSSGNTSSSSGSGSDKCDRLRRKSLTFLANLFKVRRRNHNCLAGMRIIDEEKNSQTNETIMQRSPRLENPAAGLHSSSSSSSSSNVVDEPGSGVQSRIPSTLSVTAVDVAVACRQAAAAAAAHGASPSHSILTLTPGRTRNIDQDMEALRLSRQDNPYLQILASKESLIEPTEESESDDAILMSQEFGDTDSLTLAQLHEHMVRSPPPASWSRTPMFHFPHLQSQPQQQQPPLHRTTSPKSMLHRDEQTKSDGEIKDRHSHTFSLLNPTPIRSLSEVRRMHRSAEDSVQLMSSE, from the exons atgctgctgctggctgtcACCTGCTTCGGCCCGCTGATTTTCGACGGGATAG tggGTCGACGCAGAAGCAAGTCGGAAAGCTCACGAGCGGCGATAATGATACACGTGCAAACATCCGTTGGCGGCGGTGGTGCTGGACCGGGGCTTTGTCCCAGAAGCAGTAGCGGCAACACTAGTAGTAGTAGTGGTAGTGGTAGCGATAAGTGCGACAGGCTGAGGCGAAAGAGCCTGACCTTTTTGGCGAATCTCTTCAAAGTGAGACGTCGTAATCATAACTGTCTCGCAGGCATGAGGATCATCGACGAGGAGAAGAACAGCCAGACGAACGAGACTATCATGCAGCGCTCACCCAGACTCGAGAATCCAG CTGCAGGActgcacagcagcagcagcagcagcagcagcagcaacgtcGTCGACGAGCCGGGCAGCGGTGTGCAGTCGCGTATCCCCTCGACCCTGAGCGTCACGGCCGTCGACGTAGCGGTGGCTTGCAGGCAAGCTGCCGCCGCAGCAGCGGCCCACGGAGCTTCACCCTCCCACTCGATCCTGACATTGACCCCCGGCAGGACCCGGAACATCGACCAGGACATGGAGGCGCTCAGGCTCAGTCGGCAGGATAATCCCTATTTGCAG ATACTGGCGAGCAAGGAGAGCCTCATCGAGCCGACGGaggaatcggaatccgatgatGCGATCCTCATGTCACAG GAATTCGGCGACACGGACTCGCTGACACTGGCGCAGCTCCACGAGCACATGGTGAGGAGCCCGCCGCCGGCCTCCTGGAGCCGAACCCCGATGTTCCACTTTCCGCACCTCCAGtcgcagccgcagcagcagcagccgccgctgCACAGGACGACGTCGCCGAAATCGATGCTTCACCGCGACGAGCAGACCAAGAGCGACGGCGAGATCAAAG ATCGACACTCGCACACGTTCTCGCTGCTGAACCCGACGCCGATCCGCTCACTCTCGGAGGTCCGGCGCATGCACCGTTCCGCCGAGGACAGCGTGCAATTGATGTCCTCCGAGTGA
- the LOC100678633 gene encoding uncharacterized protein LOC100678633 isoform X2 codes for MLLLAVTCFGPLIFDGIGMRIIDEEKNSQTNETIMQRSPRLENPAAGLHSSSSSSSSSNVVDEPGSGVQSRIPSTLSVTAVDVAVACRQAAAAAAAHGASPSHSILTLTPGRTRNIDQDMEALRLSRQDNPYLQILASKESLIEPTEESESDDAILMSQEFGDTDSLTLAQLHEHMVRSPPPASWSRTPMFHFPHLQSQPQQQQPPLHRTTSPKSMLHRDEQTKSDGEIKDRHSHTFSLLNPTPIRSLSEVRRMHRSAEDSVQLMSSE; via the exons atgctgctgctggctgtcACCTGCTTCGGCCCGCTGATTTTCGACGGGATAG GCATGAGGATCATCGACGAGGAGAAGAACAGCCAGACGAACGAGACTATCATGCAGCGCTCACCCAGACTCGAGAATCCAG CTGCAGGActgcacagcagcagcagcagcagcagcagcagcaacgtcGTCGACGAGCCGGGCAGCGGTGTGCAGTCGCGTATCCCCTCGACCCTGAGCGTCACGGCCGTCGACGTAGCGGTGGCTTGCAGGCAAGCTGCCGCCGCAGCAGCGGCCCACGGAGCTTCACCCTCCCACTCGATCCTGACATTGACCCCCGGCAGGACCCGGAACATCGACCAGGACATGGAGGCGCTCAGGCTCAGTCGGCAGGATAATCCCTATTTGCAG ATACTGGCGAGCAAGGAGAGCCTCATCGAGCCGACGGaggaatcggaatccgatgatGCGATCCTCATGTCACAG GAATTCGGCGACACGGACTCGCTGACACTGGCGCAGCTCCACGAGCACATGGTGAGGAGCCCGCCGCCGGCCTCCTGGAGCCGAACCCCGATGTTCCACTTTCCGCACCTCCAGtcgcagccgcagcagcagcagccgccgctgCACAGGACGACGTCGCCGAAATCGATGCTTCACCGCGACGAGCAGACCAAGAGCGACGGCGAGATCAAAG ATCGACACTCGCACACGTTCTCGCTGCTGAACCCGACGCCGATCCGCTCACTCTCGGAGGTCCGGCGCATGCACCGTTCCGCCGAGGACAGCGTGCAATTGATGTCCTCCGAGTGA
- the LOC100678633 gene encoding uncharacterized protein LOC100678633 isoform X3 — MRIIDEEKNSQTNETIMQRSPRLENPAAGLHSSSSSSSSSNVVDEPGSGVQSRIPSTLSVTAVDVAVACRQAAAAAAAHGASPSHSILTLTPGRTRNIDQDMEALRLSRQDNPYLQILASKESLIEPTEESESDDAILMSQEFGDTDSLTLAQLHEHMVRSPPPASWSRTPMFHFPHLQSQPQQQQPPLHRTTSPKSMLHRDEQTKSDGEIKDRHSHTFSLLNPTPIRSLSEVRRMHRSAEDSVQLMSSE; from the exons ATGAGGATCATCGACGAGGAGAAGAACAGCCAGACGAACGAGACTATCATGCAGCGCTCACCCAGACTCGAGAATCCAG CTGCAGGActgcacagcagcagcagcagcagcagcagcagcaacgtcGTCGACGAGCCGGGCAGCGGTGTGCAGTCGCGTATCCCCTCGACCCTGAGCGTCACGGCCGTCGACGTAGCGGTGGCTTGCAGGCAAGCTGCCGCCGCAGCAGCGGCCCACGGAGCTTCACCCTCCCACTCGATCCTGACATTGACCCCCGGCAGGACCCGGAACATCGACCAGGACATGGAGGCGCTCAGGCTCAGTCGGCAGGATAATCCCTATTTGCAG ATACTGGCGAGCAAGGAGAGCCTCATCGAGCCGACGGaggaatcggaatccgatgatGCGATCCTCATGTCACAG GAATTCGGCGACACGGACTCGCTGACACTGGCGCAGCTCCACGAGCACATGGTGAGGAGCCCGCCGCCGGCCTCCTGGAGCCGAACCCCGATGTTCCACTTTCCGCACCTCCAGtcgcagccgcagcagcagcagccgccgctgCACAGGACGACGTCGCCGAAATCGATGCTTCACCGCGACGAGCAGACCAAGAGCGACGGCGAGATCAAAG ATCGACACTCGCACACGTTCTCGCTGCTGAACCCGACGCCGATCCGCTCACTCTCGGAGGTCCGGCGCATGCACCGTTCCGCCGAGGACAGCGTGCAATTGATGTCCTCCGAGTGA